In the genome of Dermacentor variabilis isolate Ectoservices chromosome 5, ASM5094787v1, whole genome shotgun sequence, one region contains:
- the Pdk gene encoding pyruvate dehydrogenase kinase → MRITTRLLKDIGKMLDKYSRFHPSPLSIKQFIDFGENACEKTSFLFLRKELPVRLANIMKEIHLLPENLLSMPSVELVRSWYERSFEEILEFENAGNDDQKAMIKFCEALIKIRNRHSNVVQTMAQGVIELKESHEPDPKTEHSIQYFLDRFYMNRISIRMLINQHTSLFGNENNTHPRNIGSIDRNCNVASIVEDAYENAKFLCDQYYLTSPGLVVEQCDVIAPNSTICIDYVPSHLYHMLFELFKNSMRAVVEYHGTETESSDLPPLKVLIARGREDLTIKLCDKGGGIPRSCIELLFQYMYSTAPQPSASGLNSAPLAGYGYGLPLSRLYARYFRGDLILNSCEGYGTDALIYLKALSNEANEMLPVFNKTSSKHYSSAVGASDWIAPPPPAPAAPSPQGLRHMSNLPLNAAKQSMLARKFSQQHKNKNL, encoded by the exons GTGAAAATGCCTGTGAAAAGACGTCATTTCTCTTCCTGCGCAAAGAACTGCCAGTGCGGTTGGCCAACATAATGAAGGAGATTCACCTACTGCCAGAGAATCTGCTGAGCATGCCCTCTGTGGAACTTGTCAGAAGTTG GTATGAACGGAGTTTTGAGGAAATACTGGAATTTGAGAATGCTGGGAATGATGATCAAAAAGCCATGATAAA GTTTTGTGAGGCACTGATCAAGATTAGAAACCGCCATTCAAACGTCGTCCAGACCATGGCCCAGGGTGTCATAGAGCTGAAGGAGTCACATGAGCCGGACCCAAAAACAGAGCACAGTATACAGTACTTCCTGGACCGTTTCTACATGAACAGGATTTCGATCAGAATGCTCATAAACCAACACA CTTCCCTGTTTGGAAATGAGAACAACACTCATCCCCGCAATATTGGTTCCATCGACCGCAACTGCAATGTTGCAAGTATAGTTGAAG ATGCCTATGAAAATGCAAAGTTCCTATGTGACCAGTATTATCTTACATCTCCTGGCCTCGTAGTTGAACAGTGTGATG TGATAGCCCCAAACTCCACCATCTGCATAGACTACGTGCCGTCACATTTATATCACATGCTGTTCGAGCTTTTCAAG AACTCCATGAGAGCGGTAGTTGAGTACCACGGGACTGAGACCGAATCCAGCGACTTGCCTCCACTGAAAGTGCTCATTGCTCGAGGACGAGAAGACCTCACCATTAAG TTGTGTGACAAAGGTGGAGGCATCCCACGGTCTTGCATAGAGTTGTTGTTTCAGTACATGTACTCCACTGCTCCACAGCCTTCAGCTTCTGGCCTCAACTCGGCACCTCTG GCTGGCTATGGCTATGGTTTGCCCCTGTCTCGGCTATATGCCCGCTACTTTCGTGGGGAcctgatcctgaactcttgtgaAGGATACGGAACTGATGCTCTCATATACCTGAAG GCACTAAGCAATGAGGCCAACGAAATGCTGCCCGTTTTCAACAAGACATCGAGCAAGCACTACAGCTCAGCTGTGGGCGCCAGTGATTGGATCGCACCTCCTCCACCAGCCCCAGCAGCACCCTCGCCCCAGGGCCTCCGCCACATGTCCAACTTGCCCCTCAATGCAGCCAAACAGTCAATGCTTGCACGCAAGTTCTCCCAGCAGCACAAGAACAA AAATTTATGA